The Mammaliicoccus sciuri genome window below encodes:
- a CDS encoding MogA/MoaB family molybdenum cofactor biosynthesis protein — translation MSVVNRIDRLINVSILTVSDTRTKETDKGGQLVQQYLNDLNVEIKEGHYQIVKDDVTEIQTQVNEWLSKDVDAIITTGGTGISQRDVTIEAIKPLLDKEIEGFGEIFRYLSYTEDVGTRAILSRAIAGTVGHQVIISIPGSTGAVKLAMEKLITKELNHLVHELNK, via the coding sequence ATGAGTGTAGTTAATAGAATAGATCGTCTTATAAATGTGTCAATATTAACCGTAAGTGATACGAGAACGAAAGAAACAGATAAAGGTGGACAACTTGTTCAACAATATTTGAATGATCTCAATGTTGAAATTAAAGAGGGGCATTATCAAATTGTTAAAGATGATGTCACTGAAATTCAAACACAAGTAAATGAGTGGTTAAGTAAAGATGTAGACGCCATTATTACAACTGGCGGTACAGGTATTAGTCAAAGAGATGTGACGATCGAGGCGATTAAACCTTTACTAGATAAAGAAATAGAAGGATTCGGTGAGATATTTAGATATTTAAGTTATACAGAAGATGTAGGTACGAGAGCCATACTTTCTAGAGCAATTGCAGGTACAGTTGGGCATCAAGTTATTATTTCAATACCGGGGTCTACAGGTGCAGTTAAATTAGCAATGGAAAAGCTCATAACTAAAGAATTGAATCATTTAGTACATGAGCTTAATAAATAA
- a CDS encoding molybdopterin molybdotransferase MoeA yields MTVEMRTPIPVKEAIERVIKVVKQLETETVSINDSLNYILAEDIQATYDIPRFDKSPYDGFAIKSADSKGASGENRISFKVVDHIGAGTASNVTLNSGEAVRIMTGAPISEGVDAVVMFEQTVETETGFTIRKPFTEGENVAFQGEECKENECVLHKGQRINSGVIAVLATFGYQTVKVSKKPTVAVIATGSELVGPNEPLEPGKIRNSNGPMIESLCKEVDIEATTYNIQEDNLQGCIDIVEKAMSQHDIVITTGGVSVGDFDYLPKVYDAIGATVLFNKVQMRPGSVTTVAHKDNKMLFGLSGNPSACYSGFHLFTKPTIQKMMSADAIYPVIIDAKLNEDFKKANPFTRFIRGKLSFTSQGVYAEPSGFNKSNAVVAIAKSNGMIILPSGTRGYQKGDEVKVLLTDHQSYESKLTL; encoded by the coding sequence TTGACAGTTGAAATGAGAACACCTATACCAGTAAAAGAAGCTATTGAACGTGTTATCAAAGTAGTAAAGCAATTAGAGACAGAAACAGTATCAATAAATGATAGTTTAAACTATATTCTTGCTGAAGATATTCAAGCAACTTACGATATTCCTCGATTTGATAAGTCACCTTACGATGGGTTTGCAATTAAAAGTGCTGATTCTAAAGGGGCATCAGGAGAGAATAGAATATCATTTAAAGTTGTAGATCATATCGGTGCTGGAACAGCTTCAAATGTGACTTTAAATAGTGGAGAAGCGGTACGTATTATGACTGGCGCACCTATATCTGAAGGTGTAGATGCAGTTGTAATGTTTGAACAAACAGTGGAAACAGAAACAGGATTTACTATTCGTAAACCATTTACGGAAGGCGAAAATGTCGCTTTTCAAGGCGAAGAATGTAAAGAAAATGAATGCGTCTTACATAAAGGACAACGTATAAATAGTGGTGTTATTGCAGTTTTGGCAACATTTGGTTACCAAACTGTTAAAGTATCCAAAAAGCCAACCGTTGCCGTCATCGCAACAGGTAGTGAGTTAGTAGGTCCAAATGAACCATTAGAACCAGGTAAGATTAGAAATTCAAATGGTCCAATGATTGAATCGTTATGTAAAGAAGTTGATATCGAAGCTACTACATACAACATTCAAGAAGATAACTTACAAGGCTGCATTGATATTGTTGAGAAAGCAATGTCACAACATGATATCGTGATTACAACAGGTGGGGTATCAGTTGGAGACTTCGACTATTTACCGAAAGTGTATGATGCAATTGGTGCAACAGTACTCTTTAATAAAGTGCAAATGAGACCGGGTAGCGTAACAACTGTTGCTCACAAAGATAATAAGATGTTGTTTGGTTTATCAGGCAATCCATCAGCTTGTTACTCAGGATTTCATTTGTTTACGAAGCCAACCATTCAAAAAATGATGTCTGCTGATGCTATATACCCAGTCATCATAGACGCGAAGTTGAATGAAGACTTTAAAAAAGCTAACCCATTCACGAGATTTATTAGAGGTAAATTATCCTTCACTTCACAAGGTGTTTATGCTGAGCCTTCAGGATTTAATAAATCAAATGCGGTTGTCGCGATTGCTAAAAGTAATGGTATGATTATTTTACCTAGTGGAACAAGAGGCTATCAAAAAGGTGACGAAGTGAAAGTTCTATTAACAGACCATCAGTCATATGAAAGTAAATTAACACTATGA
- the moaC gene encoding cyclic pyranopterin monophosphate synthase MoaC — MSEFTHFNEQGHAKMVDVSDKEISTRIAIANSSIKVNQTIYDQIKNATNKKGDVLGTAQIAGIIAAKNTSQLIPMCHPLQLTGIDISYEWDKDEPYTINISATVKTKGQTGVEMEALTAASVTALTIYDMCKAVDKGMVIGETYLSYKTGGKNGDFKRQ; from the coding sequence TTGTCTGAATTTACACATTTTAATGAGCAAGGCCATGCAAAAATGGTCGATGTCTCAGATAAAGAAATAAGCACACGTATCGCAATTGCAAACTCAAGTATTAAAGTAAATCAAACAATCTATGATCAAATAAAAAATGCAACAAATAAAAAAGGCGATGTACTTGGTACAGCACAAATTGCTGGCATTATAGCTGCTAAGAATACAAGCCAATTGATACCTATGTGTCACCCACTTCAATTAACAGGCATCGATATTTCTTATGAATGGGATAAAGATGAACCATACACAATAAATATTTCAGCAACCGTTAAGACGAAAGGTCAAACCGGTGTAGAAATGGAAGCTTTAACTGCTGCAAGTGTTACAGCTTTAACAATATATGATATGTGTAAAGCCGTTGATAAAGGCATGGTTATAGGTGAAACATATTTATCTTATAAGACTGGTGGCAAAAACGGCGACTTCAAACGCCAATAG
- the mobB gene encoding molybdopterin-guanine dinucleotide biosynthesis protein B, protein MKILQIVGYKNSGKTTLINELIKECRSQQLTVSTIKHHGHGADEISLNHKEVDSLTFINSGAKESIVLGKQLIERVTYEEKSLQQIIDEDLSVEPAVLLIEGFKHDHFPKVLLTKQSEDLAQTLHNIVYQFDAFNLEEKKDFIVWFENWLKK, encoded by the coding sequence ATGAAGATATTACAAATAGTTGGTTATAAAAATAGTGGTAAAACAACATTAATAAATGAATTAATTAAAGAATGTCGTAGTCAGCAATTAACAGTATCTACAATTAAACATCATGGGCACGGTGCAGACGAAATTTCTTTAAATCATAAAGAAGTAGACAGTTTAACGTTTATTAACAGTGGTGCTAAAGAAAGTATCGTGTTGGGTAAACAGTTAATAGAGAGAGTAACGTATGAAGAGAAGTCATTACAGCAAATAATCGATGAAGATTTGTCTGTTGAGCCTGCTGTGCTATTAATTGAAGGATTTAAGCATGATCATTTTCCAAAAGTACTTTTGACGAAGCAATCTGAAGATTTAGCACAAACATTACACAATATTGTATATCAGTTTGATGCGTTTAATCTTGAAGAAAAGAAAGACTTTATAGTTTGGTTTGAAAATTGGTTGAAAAAGTAG
- a CDS encoding ThiF family adenylyltransferase has product MNERYSRQILFDKIGEQGQERIEQASVTIVGMGALGTHVAEQLTRSGIKRLNIIDRDYVESSNLQRQTLFIENDIKEMLPKVVAAERHLKKIREDITIKSYIAQCDAKLLHEVARYSNIIIDATDNFNTRQIINDFAYKMNIPWIYGACLESTYVQATFVPSETPCFNCVLPQLPVINRTCDTVGVINPAVTMAASLQVADALKILAGYSFTPKITYGDVWFGEHQSFGFEQMKRDDCETCGAEPTYSKLSNSDKQLTELCGRHTVQYINEKLNRPAIEKFVAQNGLLHRSNAYMIQYLYDDHRVVAFNNGRLLIHDLDSVEEGRQFVENMFG; this is encoded by the coding sequence ATGAACGAACGTTATTCTCGTCAAATTTTATTCGATAAAATTGGAGAACAAGGTCAAGAAAGAATTGAACAAGCGAGTGTCACTATTGTAGGCATGGGTGCACTTGGTACTCATGTTGCTGAACAGTTGACTAGATCGGGTATAAAGAGACTCAATATTATTGATCGAGATTATGTTGAATCGTCAAATTTACAAAGACAAACATTATTTATAGAGAATGATATTAAAGAAATGTTGCCTAAAGTCGTAGCAGCAGAAAGACATTTAAAGAAAATTCGTGAAGACATTACAATAAAATCTTATATTGCACAATGTGATGCAAAGTTATTACATGAAGTTGCGCGTTACTCAAACATTATTATTGATGCGACAGATAATTTTAATACGAGACAAATTATTAATGATTTTGCGTACAAGATGAATATTCCGTGGATATATGGCGCATGTTTAGAATCTACTTATGTTCAAGCGACTTTTGTGCCTAGTGAAACACCTTGCTTCAACTGTGTATTACCACAATTACCAGTGATTAACAGAACTTGTGACACAGTAGGCGTGATAAATCCTGCTGTTACAATGGCAGCAAGTTTACAAGTTGCAGATGCACTTAAAATATTAGCTGGTTATTCATTTACACCTAAAATTACGTACGGTGACGTTTGGTTCGGTGAACATCAATCATTTGGATTTGAACAAATGAAACGAGACGATTGTGAGACTTGTGGAGCAGAACCAACTTATTCAAAATTATCAAATTCAGACAAACAACTAACTGAATTATGCGGCCGTCATACTGTTCAATATATAAACGAGAAACTTAATCGACCAGCAATTGAAAAGTTTGTTGCTCAAAATGGATTATTGCATCGTTCTAATGCTTATATGATTCAGTATTTATACGATGACCATCGTGTCGTAGCATTTAATAATGGTAGATTATTAATTCATGATTTGGATTCTGTAGAAGAAGGCAGACAATTTGTTGAGAATATGTTTGGATAG